A genomic segment from Fusarium keratoplasticum isolate Fu6.1 chromosome 10, whole genome shotgun sequence encodes:
- a CDS encoding AAA-12 domain-containing protein, which produces MATTKQAGPGMMTDEHHLNVMLSRHRSGLIIVGDIHVTGMLDGANGEVSWVNATVLRSAQQALWESNRVITV; this is translated from the exons ATGGCTACAACGAAGCAAGCCGGTCCCGGTATGATGACCGATGAACATCACCTCAACGTAATGCTCAGCCGCCACAGAAGCGGCTTGATCATTGTTGGGGACATTCACGTTACCGGAATGCTTGATG GAGCCAACGGGGAGGTCTCGTGGGTGAATGCCACCGTTCTCCGCAGTGCACAACAAGCTCTATGGGAGAGTAACCGGGTTATCACGGTATGA